In one Cercospora beticola chromosome 1, complete sequence genomic region, the following are encoded:
- the CTB12 gene encoding Multicopper oxidase ctb12 (CAZy:AA1~antiSMASH:Cluster_6) — protein MWSVRLYPLALTLLFQCVSPAAARPSGCVDDVEVVQEIGSKEIQAPVVRFEISLTTQSIDAAGIGFREAIFINDAFIGPTLYAKQGDRIEFVVHNYMQQDTSIHFHGIDQRSTPWSDGVPGLTQSQIRPGASFLYNWTAHDAGTYFYHSHAKSQMMDGLYGAVVIAPDDEAPRPFHLISSGEADQAAMLAAEKLMRPIFVSDWSQYTSAEYHGIQHAANIDFSCMDSILVQGVGSQYCLSEEELDDMTNPIVLQLLKELAGGHMTPKGCIPPLQMFNGDFELHLENVPELAYNKCKGGQSSKGNYTIDVDTSIGWAALTFVNPGGLYPLQLSIDSHELYVYAVDGQYVYPIVADRVLVNTGSRISVMIKLDQEKARHVVRVANDYLNQILGGFAELAYDGATNAPKHPHPKTNYGGKLISSEMVSFVPEDSSPYPALRPAQSADSTFKLRLKKLGQPYRAYEWTQTGSLGYNISHEHDDPPLLLQNVEDVPATELTLKTQIGDWVDLVLVTAGPFAQAHPMHKHGNKVFLIGSGSGSFPWESVEEAIPHLPEGTFNFQDPPYLDTFNTVEMEGQANDTWTAVRYKAEYAGAWLFHCHVQTHLSGGMGMVVLDGVDAWPEVPLAYQEWNGFEPPALS, from the coding sequence ATGTGGTCTGTTCGACTCTACCCCTTGGCGTTGACCCTACTGTTTCAATGCGTCAGCCCAGCCGCAGCTCGTCCATCGGGATGCGTGGACGATGTCGAGGTCGTTCAAGAGATTGGAAGCAAAGAAATACAGGCTCCAGTTGTTCGCTTCGAAATCTCCCTAACGACACAGTCAATCGACGCAGCTGGAATAGGTTTTCGGGAAGCGATCTTCATCAACGATGCCTTTATCGGACCTACCCTCTACGCCAAGCAAGGCGATAGGATCGAGTTCGTCGTTCACAACTACATGCAACAAGACACAAGCATCCATTTCCATGGCATCGATCAGCGATCTACGCCATGGTCGGACGGAGTGCCAGGCCTGACACAAAGCCAAATCAGGCCTGGGGCGTCATTCCTGTACAACTGGACTGCACACGACGCCGGAACATACTTCTACCATTCTCACGCCAAATCTCAAATGATGGACGGCCTTTATGGCGCGGTCGTCATTGCACCAGATGACGAGGCACCGCGTCCATTTCATCTTATCAGCAGCGGCGAGGCCGATCAGGCGGCAATGCTTGCAGCGGAGAAGTTGATGCGACCCATCTTCGTCAGTGACTGGTCCCAGTACACGTCTGCAGAATACCACGGAATCCAGCATGCTGCGAATATTGATTTCTCGTGCATGGACTCCATCCTCGTCCAAGGGGTTGGCTCGCAGTACTGCCTGTCcgaggaagagcttgacGATATGACGAATCCCATTGTTTTGCAGCTGTTGAAAGAGCTCGCAGGCGGACATATGACGCCGAAGGGTTGCATCCCTCCGTTGCAAATGTTCAATGGAGACTTTGAATTGCACCTGGAGAATGTGCCGGAGCTCGCTTACAACAAGTGCAAAGGAGGACAGAGCTCGAAGGGAAACTATACGATTGACGTTGACACCTCGATCGGCTGGGCGGCGTTGACATTCGTCAATCCTGGAGGGTTGTACCCTCTGCAGCTGTCGATTGACTCGCACGAATTGTACGTGTACGCTGTAGATGGGCAGTACGTGTACCCAATAGTCGCAGATCGTGTCCTGGTCAACACTGGGAGTCGAATATCCGTGATGATCAAGCTCGATCAAGAGAAGGCCAGACACGTTGTGCGAGTTGCCAACGATTACCTCAACCAGATCTTAGGCGGCTTCGCCGAGCTAGCGTACGATGGCGCGACAAATGCTCCCAAACACCCGCATCCGAAGACGAACTATGGTGGCAAGCTGATTAGCAGCGAGATGGTGTCGTTTGTGCCCGAGGACAGCAGCCCATACCCAGCCTTGCGACCTGCGCAGAGCGCCGACTCCACTTTCAAGCTTCGGCTGAAAAAACTAGGCCAACCTTATAGAGCGTACGAGTGGACGCAGACCGGCAGCCTGGGCTACAACATTAGCCATGAGCACGACGACCCtccgttgctgctgcagaaTGTAGAAGATGTTCCCGCCACGGAACTTACGCTGAAAACGCAGATCGGTGATTGGGtcgacctcgtcctcgtAACAGCAGGTCCATTCGCCCAAGCGCATCCAATGCACAAACACGGCAACAAAGTGTTCCTCATCGGCTCGGGTTCAGGGAGCTTTCCGTGGGAGAGCGTGGAAGAGGCGATCCCACATCTGCCCGAAGGCACTTTCAACTTCCAAGATCCTCCATACCTGGATACATTCAACACAGTGGAGATGGAGGGGCAAGCCAACGATACCTGGACTGCAGTCAGGTACAAGGCTGAATATGCCGGTGCATGGTTATTCCACTGCCATGTGCAAACGCATTTGTCGGGCGGGATGGGCATGGTCGTCCTGGATGGCGTGGATGCTTGGCCAGAAGTGCCCTTAGCTTATCAGGAGTGGAATGGATTCGAGCCGCCTGCTTTGTCGTGA
- the CTB11 gene encoding Fasciclin-like arabinogalactan protein ctb11 (antiSMASH:Cluster_6): protein MHFPALAVAGCLLSRATAQSLDQVLAKRDSFSLLRDLLHQHGLVDELEFTANATFFAMTNQALRSLADFGINLTTADPNIARAIFKYAQLDAIYTTDTVKALHHEAKVVQTALQPHLFNNLTRGQAAKLRSNRTGGANGILVESGLGVLTPVVEADIPYDHGVIHAIDANMVLPHNISETARLGGMTEFLNLLERSDSVARLESLSDVTIFIPQDEALAKLQPILDMLTSEQLKSVVAQHAVPNRVLYQSLFDGVETLETLDGSTLRIRRGKRGEIFVNGAEVVRTDLLLYGGVAHLIDGALLPEKDASCSTGLFAAAAGGSSRVWKILASHQLTLLAVLAMALVSILYKAYQSRKQSHQLIRPSDGLGNYEKV from the exons ATGCATTTTCCAGCGCTCGCTGTGGCGGGCTGCCTGCTCTCCCGTGCCACTGCGCAATCACTGGATCAAGTGCTTGCAAAGCGGGACTCATTCTCACTGCTAcgcgatcttcttcatcagcatGGCCTGGTCGATGAACTGGAATTCACGGCCAATGCCACGTTTTTCGCGATGACGAATCAGGCACTGCGCAGCCTGGCCGACTTTGGCATCAACCTTACGACCGCTGACCCCAACATCGCTCGAGCGATCTTCAAGTATGCACAACTGGATGCCATCTACACAACCGACACGGTCAAGGCATTGCACCACGAAGCAAAGGTTGTGCAGACAGCTCTGCAGCCACACCTGTTCAACAATTTGACGAGAGGTCAAGCTGCGAAGCTGAGAAGCAATCGAACAGGCGGAGCGAATGGTATCCTGGTCGAATCCGGATTGGGTGTCTTGACGCCCGTCGTGGAAGCAGACATTCCCTACGATCACGGCGTCATTCACGCTATCGACGCGAACATGGTCCTGCCTCACAACATTTCTGAGACTGCAAGGCTCGGCGGCATGACTGAATTCTTGAATCTGTTGGAACGATCCGACAGCGTTGCTAGACTGGAGAGCTTGTCGGATGTCACGATCTTCATTCCGCAAGACGAAGCACTCGCCAAGCTGCAGCCTATTCTGGATATGCTTACATCGGAGCAGCTGAAGTCTGTGGTGGCTCAGCATGCCGTGCCGAATCGAGTGCTGTATCAGAGTCTCTTTGATGGCGTGGAGACTTTGGAAACTTTGGATGGCAGCACGTTGCGTATTCGTCGTGGAAAGAGAGGCGAGATCTTTGTTAATGGTGCTGAAGTCGTTCGCACTGATCTGTTGCTATATGGGGGAGTGGCACATTTGATTGATGGGGCTCTTTTGCCCGAGAAAG ATGCGTCCTGCTCGACCGGTTTattcgccgcagcagctggtGGATCGAGTCGAGTCTGGAAAATCCTCGCGAGCCACCAGCTTACGCTGCTGGCAGTGCTCGCAATGGCTCTGGTGTCCATACTGTACAAGGCTTACCAGTCACGGAAACAGAGTCATCAGCTGATCAGACCGAGCGATGGTCTTGGCAATTATGAGAAGGTGTAG
- a CDS encoding uncharacterized protein (BUSCO:EOG09263A5D), with protein MSTDKPLPFIYQFAAGAVAGVSEILVMYPLDVVKTRVQIQGRVPIPGQDFYTGMGDCFKKIVANEGFSRLYRGISAPILMEAPKRATKFAANDEWGKFYRNFFGVAKMNQSLSILTGASAGATEAFVVVPFELVKIRLQDKAQASKYNGMMDCVTKIIRNEGPLTLYQGLESTMWRHILWNSGYFGCIFQVRSLLPANPTGDKSIQMRNDLISGSIGGTVGTILNTPMDVVKSRIQNSTKVVGGVPKYNWAWPALGTVAKEEGFAALYKGFLPKVLRLGPGGGILLVVFTGVMDFFRSIQ; from the exons ATGTCGACCGATAAGCCGCTTCCGTTCATATACCAGTTCGCCGCTGGTGCGGTGGCTGGTGTTTCCGAGATTCTCGTTATGTACCCGCTCGACGTGGTCAAGACAAGAGT TCAGATCCAGGGCAGAGTGCCGATCCCAGGCCAGGACTTTTACACGGGCATGGGAGATTGCTTCAAGAAAATCGTCGCCAATGAAGG TTTCTCGCGTCTCTATCGAGGCATTTCCGCCCCTATCCTCATGGAGGCACCTAAGCGTGCCACCAAGTTTGCAGCCAACGATGAGTGGGGAAAGTTCTACAGGAACTTTTTCGGTGTGGCCAAGATGAACCAGTCTCTGTCGATTCTGACCGGAGCTTCTGCTGGTGCAACCGAGGCTTTCGTGGTGGTGCCGTTCGAGTTGGTGAAGATCCGATTACAAG ACAAGGCGCAAGCGTCCAAGTACAATGGCATGATGGACTGTGTCACTAAGATCATCCGCAACGAGGGCCCACTTACCCTTTACCAGGGTCTCGAGTCGACCATGTGGCGCCACATTCTCTGGAACAGTGGCTACTTCGGCTGCATCTTCCAGGTGCGCTCTCTGCTGCCGGCGAATCCCACCGGGGACAAGTCGATTCAGATGCGAAACGATTTGATCTCTGGTAGCATTGGAGGAACTGTTGGAACAATACTCAACACTCCAATGGACGTGGTCAAGAGCAGAATTCAGAACAGCACCAAGGTCGTTGGTGGAGTACCCAAGTACAACTGGGCCTGGCCAGCCTTGGGCACGGTCGCGAAGGAGGAAGGATTCGCCGCGCTGTACAAGGGTTTCTTGCCAAAGGTGCTGAGACTCGGACCAGGAGGCGGTATTCTGCTGGTGGTTTTCACGGGAGTCATGGACTTCTTCAGAAGCATCCAATAG
- the CTB10 gene encoding Dehydratase ctb10 (antiSMASH:Cluster_6), with translation MGSIGEPNRLLCWSIYVTKKPDQSEEDHHNHVSKVNAPMMIPFLKKYGIVRYTVKHNDAHSKPKQAALMAGQPEENVLAYDTVFEMIVKDIESIQTMQKDEEFLRTTIPDHFNFADMTRSKGSLTWIEEFTF, from the exons ATGGGATCCATCGGAGAGCCAAACCGtctgctctgctggagcATCTACGTCACCAAGAAGCCAGACCAATCTGAGGAGGATCACCACAACCATGTCTCCAAGGTCAATGCTCCCATGATGATACCATTTCTGAAGAAATATGGCATTGTTCGTTACACTGTG AAGCACAACGATGCTCACTCTAAGCCCAAGCAAGCGGCTCTGATGGCCGGCCAGCCAGAAGAGAATGTCCTCGCTTATGACACTGTTTTTGAGATGATTGTCAAAGACATTGAGAGTATTCAGACTATGCAAAAGGATGAGGAGTTTTTGCGTACTACTATTCCAGATCACTTCAACTTTGCGGATATGACTCGCAGCAA GGGATCGTTGACTTGGATTGAGGAGTTCACTTTCTAG
- the CTB9 gene encoding Hydroxylase/desaturase ctb9 (antiSMASH:Cluster_6), with protein MTSTITTTETLQDAVPFVAPPSPPEDTSNKELPEKPYYDVEFNYRLDPRDGGDEVIWGGTVGLMRRKYETRTVRINNERGNEHNFNLDTHGFAWVKHKTSVTEFADYLAIRQGPYFGEVAEMLKRVTGATKVHVIGHLHRSLNYNDTTEEEKNAPDMTMTKGQTPGRFVHVDQSYQGAVRRLYLDLPQEEARRLEKTRWAIINVWRPVRKVTNEPLAVCDARSVREDELFNTLHLVPMRWPDAAPQENQMWAVAPPKTPTQHKWHYVSGMTEDEALLIKMFDSKKDGTARRVPHSSFPTPDDFGEPRASTETRCFVFWEDQEAE; from the exons ATGACAAGTACTATCACGACCACTGAGACTCTGCAGGATGCAGTACCATTCGTGGCACCACCAAGCCCACCTGAAGACACAAGCAACAAGGAATTGCCAGAGAAGCCTTACTACGATGTTGAATTCAACTACCGTCTTGACCCACGTGATGGAGGCGACGAAGTCATTTGGGGCGGTACTGTTGGTTTGATGCGCAGGAAGTATGAGACCCGGACGGTACGAATCAACAATGAACGTGGTAATGAACACAACTTCAACCTCGACACTCATGGCTTTGCTTGGGTCAAGCACAAAACCTCCGTGACTGAATTTGCGGACTACTTGGCAATTCGTCAGGGACCGTACTTTGGCGAAGTTGCTGAGATGTTGAAGAGGGT CACTGGAGCGACTAAGGTTCATGTGATCGGACATCTCCATCGTTCGTTGAATTACAACGATACGactgaggaggagaagaatgcCCCAGACATGACAATGACCAAGGGGCAGACTCCAGGACGTTTCGTGCACGTCGATCAATCCTACCAAGGCGCAGTTCGTAGACTCTACCTGGATCTTCCCCAAGAAGAGGCCCGCAGGCTGGAGAAAACCAGATGGGCCATCATCAACGTCTGGCGTCCCGTTCGGAAAGTCACCAATGAGCCGCTAGCAGTCTGCGATGCTCGATCAGTCCGAGAGGACGAGTTGTTCAACACTCTGCATCTTGTACCAATGAGATGGCCGGACGCCGCACCTCAGGAGAACCAGATGTGGGCTGTTGCTCCTCCCAAGACTCCAACACAGCACAAGTGGCATTATGTATCTGGTATGACGGAGGATGAGGCGTTGTTGATCAAGATGTTTGATTCTAAGAAGGATGGCACTGCAAGACGTGTTCCACATTCTTCTTTCCCTACTCCAGATGATTTCGGAGAGCCGAGAGCGAGTACTGAAACGAGATGCTTTGTGTTCTGGGAAGATCAGGAGGCTGAGTAG
- the PAB1_1 gene encoding Protein phosphatase PP2A regulatory subunit B (BUSCO:EOG09261MG9) gives MVEAADGGSQPTWKFTQCFGDKGDVEDITEADIISTVEFDQTGNYLATGDKGGRVVLFERNETKKTCEYKFHTEFQSHEPEFDYLKSLEIEEKINKIKWCRRQNASHYLLSTNDKTIKLWKVFEKSLKVVAENNLSNELTPAGTGNANGGGPVRYPNHAFKSVADLKFPRMTHHDTVVAAVPRRVYANAHAYHINSISVNSDGETFISSDDLRINLWNLNIQDQSFNIVDIKPANMEELTEVITAAEFHPVSCNWFMYASSKGTIKLADMRQRALCDEHAKQFEQEEDPSSRSFFSEIISSISDVRFSHDGRYILSRDYLTVKIWDVNMEKQPVKTIPIHEHLRPRLCDTYENDSIFDKFEVVFSGDAKNVMTGSYNNNFMIYPSEEGKDTEVVLQADKSAFKAKKVGIPTPMNSAGAKDGKKGSRASSPVGGAQRMRKETDADQIDFNKKILHMSWHPQEDSIAIAATNNLFVFSAL, from the exons atggtggAAGCTGCGGACGGCGGGAGCCAGCCTACCTGGAAGTTCACGCA GTGCTTTGGCGATAAAGGCGACGTCGAGGACATCACAGAAGCCGACATCATCTCGACCGTCGAATTCGATCAAACGGGAAACTACCTCGCCACCGGCGACAAAGGCGGACGTGTCGTCCTCTTCGAACGTAATGAGACGAAAAAGACGTGCGAGTACAAGTTCCACACCGAATTCCAATCGCATGAGCCCGAGTTCGACTATTTAAAATCCCTTGAAATTGAAGAAAAGATCAACAAAATCAAGTGGTGCAGAAGACAGAATGCTTCGCATTATCTGCTCTCAACAAACGACAAGACCATCAAGCTGTGGAAGGTGTTTGAAAAGTCCTTGAAAGTGGTGGCTGAGAACAACCTATCGAACGAGCTCACGCCAGCTGGTACAGGCAATGCCAACGGCGGCGGTCCCGTTCGATATCCCAACCATGCATTCAAGAGTGTAGCAGACCTCAAGTTTCCACGCATGACGCACCACGATACcgtcgttgctgctgtaCCCCGGAGAGTGTACGCCAACGCGCATGCATACcacatcaacagcatctcTGTCAACAGCGACGGTGAGACGTTTATCAGCTCCGATGACTTGCGCATAAACCTGTGGAATTTGAACATCCAAGACCAGAGCTTCAATATCGTGGACATCAAGCCAGCTAACATGGAAGAACTTACGGAGGTGATAACAGCTGCCGAGTTCCATCCGGTCAGCTGCAATTGGTTCATGTACGCTTCGAGTAAGGGCACGATCAAGCTGGCAGACATGCGGCAGAGAGCGCTGTGTGATGAGCACGCGAAGC AGTTTGAGCAAGAGGAAGACCCTTCTTCGCGATCATTCTTCTCGGAGATCATCTCTAGTATCTCAGACGTCCGCTTCTCTCACGACGGCCGATACATTCTCTCGCGCGACTACCTGACTGTCAAGATTTGGGACGTTAATATGGAGAAGCAACCGGTCAAGACGATACCTATCCACGAGCATCTCCGGCCCAGACTGTGTGACACCTACGAAAACGACAGCATATTCGACAAGTTTGAGGTTGTGTTCTCGGGAGACGCCAAGAATGTCATGACTGGCTCGTACAACAACAACTTCATGATCTATCCCTCGGAAGAAGGCAAGGACACAGAAGTCGTCTTGCAGGCCGACAAGAGCGCATTCAAGGCTAAGAAGGTGGGCATTCCTACGCCCATGAACAGTGCCGGTGCGAAGGACGGCAAGAAGGGATCTCGAGCGAGCAGTCCAGTCGGCGGGGCGCAGAGAATGCGCAAGGAGACGGACGCGGACCAGATCGACTTCAACAAGAAAATCCTCCACATGTCGTGGCATCCACAGGAGGACAGTATTGCTATTGCGGCGACGAACAAC CTGTTCGTCTTCTCGGCTTTGTAG
- a CDS encoding uncharacterized protein (antiSMASH:Cluster_6) has protein sequence MSEYWKSTPSYWCKFCSQYVRDTTIERKNHEASAKHQNNIQRSLRELHKGKEREEREKQRAKDEVNRLNGLVSGQKSTAAQSGGASQNAGKTGKPAPAPPPTQSTAQQRKAHAEQLAALGVELPEELKKEVTGVGSYQVVDAHEVDTSSAGAVTVNRSLAEILAEARRGENTVKEEKKPSHNDETEDDKAGVKRKYEEDDDPRDEEAAPKMRKAWGSTVKTYPGKTEDVDAADLDALLGGVKKKTKTEDGAVVKEEDGTAATTLNSVPDVEAGTSTDVKQEDGSAAAPAVVFKKRKGKK, from the coding sequence ATGTCAGAATATTGGAAGTCAACGCCATCGTACTGGTGCAAATTCTGCTCGCAATATGTGCGCGACACGACCATCGAGCGAAAGAACCACGAGGCCTCGGCCAAGCACCAGAATAACATCCAGAGATCACTGCGAGAGCTGCACAAGGGCAAGGAGCGAGAAGAGCGGGAGAAGCAGCGCGCCAAAGATGAAGTCAATAGACTGAACGGCCTCGTCAGTGGCCAGAAATCAACAGCTGCGCAATCCGGCGGGGCTTCGCAAAATGCAGGCAAGACCGGCAaacctgctcctgctccgccGCCTACCCAATCGACGGCACAGCAGAGAAAGGCGCATGCGGAGCAGCTGGCTGCGCTGGGCGTGGAGCTTCCGGAAGAGTTGAAGAAGGAGGTCACGGGTGTTGGGTCTTACCAAGTTGTCGATGCGCATGAGGTTGATACGAGCTCAGCTGGCGCAGTCACGGTGAACCGATCGCTTGCGGAGATTCTGGCAGAGGCACGCAGAGGGGAGAATACAGTCAAGGAAGAAAAGAAACCATCACATAACGACGAGACTGAGGATGACAAGGCCGGAGTGAAGCGGAAatatgaagaagacgatgatccgAGAGACGAGGAGGCTGCGCCAAAAATGCGAAAGGCTTGGGGAAGCACCGTCAAAACCTATCCTGGAAAGACTGAGGATGTCGATGCCGCCGATCTGGACGCCCTTCTTGGAggggtgaagaagaagacgaagacagAAGATGGAGCTGTGGTCAAGGAAGAGGATGGCACTGCGGCGACCACGTTGAACTCGGTGCCTGACGTCGAAGCAGGCACATCAACAGATGTCAAGCAAGAAGAcggatctgctgctgcgcctgcaGTGGTCTttaagaagaggaaggggaAAAAGTGA